A window of the Diabrotica undecimpunctata isolate CICGRU chromosome 1, icDiaUnde3, whole genome shotgun sequence genome harbors these coding sequences:
- the LOC140442593 gene encoding uncharacterized protein: protein MLTYLLLAASLALFYYFAIKPMSYWRRRGVISEDGCWLFGSQFRLIFKLESAYEMLQRVYQLAPNARYIGMYELTNPILMIRDPQLLKQITVKEFDHFANHKPFIPEGADPLWSNNLLSLKDERWKEIRSVLSPSFTSSKMKMMFDLMTECSKNLVKHFSKRNEEIIEINTKDVTSRFANDIIASTAFGVSTDSLNKPNNEFYSMAGDLTNVSTFWMNLKFVGFLLVPKLLKLLNVNFFYGPARRFFTDIIESTIKEREERNIKRPDMLNLLLQAKKGSSVTITNGDITSHALVFQFAGFDSVSNTMCFIAYELATNPDVQKRLRDEINQGFKECNGNLTYEVLMKMKYFDMVILECLRKWPNFPETDRECSKDFVIEPESPDEEPLKIKSGTSLSLPVMCIHKDPKYFPAPERFDPERFSDENKDKIDPYTYFPFGLGPRTCIGSRFATLEMKVLFARLLHHFEIVPVGKTKIPVKLKKGSFNLQPSDGMPLGLKPIKTIMFISIKYMMLQLILLVLVIVLFYWYAIKPMNYWRDRGVLQQKPIWLFGDSWRLFLRLESFASMFQRAYDLDPDNRIVGLYQFTTPVLMIKDPKLLKKIMLKDAEYFMNRRQILPENGDPLFTKNLVGLKDQKWKDMRHILSPSFTSSKMKTMFALIEECCINFVKHISEKNQDLVQETMMDVSGRFASDVIASTAFGFRSNSLEDPNNDFYVMGDDITNFTDVKKSFKILGFFLIPKVLEFFNVSFFDGYSRQFFLDLIAKTLKEREEKNIVRPDMIHLLMEAKKNLESEKSSSAIQEINVEDVTAHAIIFFFAGFDSVSSLISFTSYELAIHPDIQDRLRQEIDAGFEECNGKMNYETLMKMKYLDMVISESLRKWPSFPLSDRWCNKTYMIEPEDPSEKPIIVQKDLLVQIPIKAIHHDSKYFPDPERFDPERFNDENKDKIDPYTYLPFGLGPRNCIGSRFALMETKSWFAHVLHNFEIVPTADTQIPVQESKKHFTLHPEGGLKLGFKRCQKI from the exons AGAATTTGACCATTTTGCCAATCATAAACCATTTATACCTGAAGGAGCTGATCCACTCTGGTCAAATAATCTGCTGTCACTTAAAG ATGAACGATGGAAAGAAATTAGATCAGTACTGAGCCCTTCTTTCACTAGTAGCAAAATGAAGATGATGTTCGACCTTATGACTGAATGCTCGAAAAACCTTGTAAAACATTTCtcgaaaagaaatgaagaaatcaTTGAAATTAATACGAAAGACGTAACTTCCAGATTTGCCAATGATATAATTGCTTCCACAGCTTTCGGAGTCAGTACAGATTCTTTAAACAAACCCAATAACGAGTTTTACTCGATGGCCGGCGATCTTACCAATGTTAGCACGTTTTGGATGAATTTGAAGTTTGTTGGATTTCTATTAGTGCCAAAATTATTAAAG CTATTGAACGTCAACTTTTTTTATGGTCCTGCACGAAGATTCTTTACTGATATTATAGAAAGTACCATTAAAGAAAGGGAAGAACGGAACATAAAACGACCAGATATGTTAAATCTTCTACTCCAGGCTAAAAAAG GAAGCAGTGTAACCATCACCAATGGAGACATAACTTCCCATGCTCTCGTCTTCCAATTCGCAGGCTTCGACTCAGTTTCCAACACGATGTGTTTCATCGCTTACGAGTTAGCAACGAACCCAGATGTTCAAAAGAGACTAAGAGATGAAATCAATCAAGGATTTAAGGAATGTAATGGAAATTTGACATATGAAGTGCTGATGAAGATGAAATATTTCGACATGGTTATTTTAG AGTGTTTAAGAAAATGGCCTAATTTTCCGGAGACTGACAGAGAGTGCAGCAAAGATTTTGTCATCGAACCGGAAAGTCCAGATGAGGAACCACTGAAGATCAAAAGTGGAACTTCCCTATCATTGCCGGTGATGTGTATACACAAAGACCCCAAATACTTCCCAGCTCCAGAACGCTTCGATCCTGAGAGATTCAGCGACGAGAACAAGGACAAAATAGATCCTTACACTTACTTTCCGTTTGGGCTAGGTCCCAGGACTTGCATTGGCTCGAGGTTCGCTACACTTGAGATGAAGGTTTTGTTCGCTCGTTTGCTGCATCATTTTGAAATTGTCCCCgttggaaaaactaaaattcctGTGAAGTTGAAAAAGGGCAGCTTTAATCTTCAACCTTCTGACGGAATGCCTTTAGGATTGAAGCCAATAAAGACGATAATGT TTATTTCCATTAAGTATATGATGCTTCAGTTAATTCTCTTAGTACTTGTAATAGTGCTGTTTTATTGGTATGCCATAAAACCCATGAACTATTGGAGAGATAGAGGAGTTCTTCAGCAAAAGCCGATATGGTTGTTTGGAGATAGTTGGAGATTATTTCTTAGGTTAGAATCGTTTGCATCCATGTTCCAGAGAGCCTATGATCTGGATCCTGATAACAG AATTGTGGGTTTATATCAATTTACGACACCTGTATTAATGATAAAAGATCCAAAACtgctaaaaaaaataatgttaaaagatGCGGAATATTTTATGAATAGAAGGCAGATTCTTCCCGAAAATGGAGACCCACTATTTACCAAAAACTTAGTGGGACTAAAAG atCAAAAATGGAAGGACATGCGCCACATTCTTAGTCCATCCTTCACCAGTAGCAAAATGAAGACGATGTTTGCACTGATCGAAGAATGTTGTATCAATTTTGTAAAACACATAAGTGAAAAGAACCAAGATCTGGTACAAGAAACAATGATGGATGTCAGTGGACGATTTGCAAGCGACGTTATTGCTTCGACTGCATTTGGTTTTCGCAGTAACTCTCTTGAGGACCCGAATAACGATTTTTATGTAATGGGTGATGATATTACAAATTTTACTGATGTAAAGAAGTCTTTTAAGATCCTCGGGTTTTTTTTAATTCCTAAAGTATTAGAG TTCTTCAACGTTTCCTTCTTTGATGGATATTCGAGACAATTTTTCTTGGATCTCATAgcaaaaacattaaaagagagAGAGGAAAAAAATATCGTTCGACCCGATATGATTCATTTATTAATGGAAGCGAAGAAAAATTTAGAATCTG AAAAGTCCTCTTCTGCTATACAAGAAATCAACGTAGAAGACGTTACTGCACACGCTATCATTTTCTTCTTTGCTGGTTTTGATTCAGTATCTAGTTTGATATCATTCACTTCCTACGAACTAGCTATTCATCCAGATATACAAGATAGATTAAGACAAGAAATTGATGCAGGGTTTGAAGAATGTAACGGTAAAATGAACTACGAGACGTTAATGAAGATGAAATATTTAGACATGGTTATTTCAG AAAGTCTAAGAAAATGGCCAAGTTTTCCCTTGTCAGACCGATGGTGTAACAAAACCTACATGATAGAACCTGAAGACCCAAGCGAGAAGCCAATAATTGTCCAAAAAGACTTATTGGTACAAATCCCTATTAAAGCAATCCACCACGATTCCAAATACTTCCCTGATCCAGAACGCTTTGACCCCGAACGATTTAACGACGAAAACAAGGACAAGATTGACCCATATACATATCTACCATTCGGACTAGGACCTAGGAACTGTATTGGTTCAAGATTTGCTCTGATGGAGACCAAGAGCTGGTTTGCACATGTACTCCATAATTTCGAGATAGTTCCAACTGCAGACACTCAAATTCCCGTACAAGAATCTAAGAAACATTTCACTCTGCATCCGGAAGGTGGCTTGAAGTTAGGCTTTAAAAGAtgtcaaaaaatataa
- the LOC140442581 gene encoding uncharacterized protein, which produces MAETAKYLRAKRAAKTNIIRIANVVSSNEQGLSNCRIREYITQLRAAYKSYLDALENLADDETILESEEVDITYEKYMDALCYLEEKLERIEDSLSSNSLSGQGSSHSTSTAANSRQRTIRLPELKINKFSGNLHEFPSFFQTFNSIIDADDSLTDIEKFIYLKSLLTHDALKVVDNIPLSGENYSLVRETLEKRYTDHNLIVKQLITNIVDTKSLQNNASYSQLKDFTLAITNSYRALNNLDLSSKELLNLILIHITSSKLDHATLRSIEFSPESNKIKDFNQFLTMVDDRAKHLENLYANSKAKHQPSKETRSSFHISTDKNKPPSQIMKAKVCSYCKLDNHSIYLCQDFKSLSASSRRNFVQQNSLCSNCLGTRHRTIDCISRYSCSNCNRRHHSLLHSDSRNREAMSTHREHSNSYKSSQTVDAHVSTRNRIEPHASTSSSSHDVVVRSTSPSTHAVSAVSTSAPMVLLGTVQAYLIAPNGKREYVKVLLDPASQLSFVSKNLLKKIAAPTYKNHFKIHGIAQSISNSTLMSDLTIFSAATDTCIKIKCSVLDSITTKLPQVPISINKLNLPTEVVLADPNFYSPSEVDILLAADICADILTGNIIQLGPGLPILQGSSFGHIVSGRIPDSFIRGRCSKSQYVNNLVTCVAQSFDMKLADSVDLHLTQIVQRFWEIEDIPLDRKVSVSQYPAEIQFIKSVTILNTNRYQVNIGLKTNRNQLNLGNTFLSAKKRFLNLEKKLHASPQLLHNYSKIIQDYAVDDKITQIPLKIQNSQYQFNYFLPHFPVKKAGSSGIRIVFDPNNKVAGGQSLNEVLDPGYTCQPELFDILLTFRQYTFVLIADISNMYMQIMINPEETFLLNFLWRDHPDEPIRAYQLKRLPFGLSSSPFLATRVLKHIADSNQTTHPVASHTIKNYANIDNIVTSANNLERLHILYSQLRSLLNIHGFQLYKIYLNSRAFSNEHNMIFTSEVNLDLDSSFSKVLGINRSPYQDDFFKLPICEEAPPLTKRKLCTYVSRMYNSLGKLLSFRVHSKSFLQLIWSLPLDWYSDILDDLLIPDWKSLLDTFQSISKIITFPRCLTLPLPKSDMQLHCFTDASQDIYAACVYLRVVYSDNTVTSRLIASKTRIAPLKNKLTIPRLELSGILLGVTLTRKVLEVLSKNVTISEVHIFSDSLIALTWILTTKFTWNPFVLHRVSQIKELSKSFLFHHVSSSLNVADLPSRASDITQSNLKKLWTEGPPFLVSSVIDYSQFRIKEWMGDLLELRHTQVTLSTTSDISQVNNTLETLFNKCSSFSKIQRTLAYVFRFLSNLRKRHTNSPLELGPLQVCEISSSTTVIVKYIQSQAFPKEFHELKHRKIISDKTIRALNPFLSEKTGLLHVGGRLEFAPISFEQKHPLLLPTNHSVVKLMIKQMHVKLEHAGALTTLSNFRSKYWPISGLRQTKKIIHDCVKCFRFMTPKSTQLMADLHPDRVLSTRPFQKVSVDYGGFFMIRSSHLRKAPLYKAYIAFFICMTTKCVHIELVTGLTADAFILTLKRFIARRSAPEIIWSDNATNFYGARNQLLELNELFKGFL; this is translated from the exons ATGGCAGAAACTGCAAAATATTTACGCGCAAAGCGTGCAGCGAAAACAAACATTATAAGAATTGCGAACGTTGTTAGTTCAAATGAACAAGGCCTCTCTAATTGTAGAATTAGGGAATATATTACTCAGCTTAGGGCAGCTTATAAATCGTATTTGGATGCTTTGGAAAACCTGGCTGACGACGAAACTATTCTCGAAAGTGAGGAAGtagatattacttatgaaaaatatatggatgcCTTATGTTACTTAGAAGAAAAATTGGAGCGTATAGAAGATTCACTCTCTTCTAACTCACTATCGGGACAAGGATCAAGTCATAGCACTAGCACTGCCGCCAACTCTCGACAAAGAACAATCAGGCTTCcagaactaaaaataaataaatttagcgGAAATTTACATGAGTTTCCGTCATTCTTTCAAACTTTTAATAGCATTATAGACGCTGATGACTCTCTCACCGACATTGAAAAATTTATATATCTCAAAAGCCTTTTGACACATGATGCATTAAAGGTTGTTGATAATATTCCCCTCTCTGGTGAAAATTATAGTTTGGTACGTGAGACTTTGGAAAAAAGATATACAGACCATAATCTTATAGTAAAGCAATTGATAACTAATATTGTAGATACTAAAAGTCTTCAAAATAACGCCTCATATTCACAACTAAAAGACTTCACTCTCGCTATAACAAATTCTTATAGAGCTTTAAACAATCTCGACTTGTCATCCAAAGAACTTCTTAATTTGATTTTAATTCATATTACTTCCTCAAAGCTCGACCATGCCACTCTCAGATCCATTGAATTTTCACCTGAATCAAATAAAATCAAAGATTTTAACCAATTTCTAACGATGGTAGATGACCGAGCAAAACATCTAGAAAATCTCTATGCAAACTCTAAAGCGAAACATCAACCCTCAAAAGAGACAAGGTCCTCTTTTCACATAAGCACAGATAAAAACAAACCCCCATCTCAAATAATGAAAGCTAAAGTATGCAGCTATTGTAAGTTGGATAACCATTCTATATATCTTTGTCAAGATTTCAAATCTCTATCCGCTTCCTCTAGGCGTAATTTTGTTCAACAAAATTCTCTTTGTTCCAACTGCCTTGGAACCAGACATCGCACGATTGATTGTATCTCCAGGTATTCATGCTCTAATTGCAACAGAAGGCATCACTCTTTGCTTCACAGTGACTCGAGAAATCGCGAAGCCATGTCCACACATCGTGAGCACTCAAATTCATATAAATCTTCTCAAACAGTCGATGCTCACGTTTCAACAAGGAATAGGATTGAACCTCATGCTTCAACGTCTAGTTCTTCTCACGATGTAGTCGTTCGATCGACATCTCCATCCACTCATGCTGTTTCAGCAGTCTCTACGTCGGCCCCTATGGTTTTATTAGGCACTGTACAGGCATATCTCATAGCCCCAAATGGAAAAAGAGAATATGTTAAGGTCTTATTGGACCCAGCATCACAACTTAGTTTTGTCTCTAAAAACTTGTTAAAGAAGATTGCGGCACCCACTTATAAAAATCATTTTAAGATTCATGGTATCGCCCAATCTATTTCAAATTCAACCCTTATGTCTGATCTGACTATCTTCTCTGCTGCTACGGACACTTGCATTAAAATCAAATGTTCAGTACTAGACAGTATCACTACTAAACTACCCCAAGTCCCAATTTCTATTAATAAGCTTAACTTGCCAACAGAAGTGGTCTTAGCCGATCCAAACTTCTACTCTCCTTCTGAAGTAGATATATTGCTTGCCGCTGACATATGCGCAGACATATTGACAGGTAATATCATACAACTTGGCCCTGGCCTTCCAATTCTTCAAGGCAGCTCATTTGGACACATTGTAAGTGGAAGAATTCCCGATTCTTTTATTCGAGGAAGGTGCTCTAAGTCTCAGTACGTAAATAATTTAGTCACTTGTGTTGCTCAGTCGTTTGATATGAAATTAGCTGATAGCGTTGATTTACACCTCACTCAAATCGTCCAACGCTTCTGGGAAATCGAAGACATTCCCTTGGACCGTAAAGTATCTGTGTCACAATACCCTGCTGAGATACAGTTTATTAAATCTGTAACAATCTTAAACACAAACAGATATCAGGTTAACATAGGTCTTAAAACTAATAGGAATCAGCTTAATTTAGGCAACACTTTCTTATCAGCTAAGAAGCGTTTTCTCAATCTAGAAAAAAAACTTCATGCATCTCCACAGTTGCTACACAATTATTCAAAAATCATACAGGATTATGCAGTTGACGACAAGATTACACAAATTCCGTTAAAAATCCAAAACTCACAGTATCAATTTAATTATTTCTTGCCTCATTTCCCAGTTAAAAAAGCAGGTTCTTCAGGGATTCGAATTGTGTTTGACCCAAATAATAAAGTAGCAGGTGGACAATCTCTTAATGAGGTCTTAGACCCTGGGTACACATGCCAACctgaattatttgatattctcCTAACCTTTAGGCAATATACCTTTGTATTAATAGCCGATATCTCCAATATGTATATGCAAATTATGATAAATCCCGAGGAAACCTTTCTGTTAAATTTCCTTTGGAGAGATCATCCTGATGAACCCATTCGCGCTTATCAACTAAAACGTCTTCCATTTGGACTCTCTTCATCCCCCTTTCTCGCTACACGTGTGTTAAAACATATTGCTGATTCTAATCAAACCACGCACCCAGTAGCCTctcatactataaaaaattatgcaaatatcGACAATATCGTGACCAGCGCCAATAACTTGGAAAGGTTACACATACTTTATTCTCAACTACGCTCGCTTCTGAACATTCACGGTTTccaactctataaaatatatttaaattctcgTGCCTTTTCAAATGAGCATAATATGATCTTCACTTCAGAAGTTAATCTTGACTTAGATAGTAGCTTCTCTAAGGTCCTAGGTATTAACAGGTCACCTTATCAAGACGATTTTTTTAAGTTGCCTATTTGTGAAGAGGCGCCTcccttaacaaaaagaaaattatgtacCTATGTTTCTCGAATGTATAACTCCTTAGGAAAACTCTTATCTTTTAGAGTACACTCTAAATCTTTCTTACAACTTATCTGGTCATTGCCCTTAGACTGGTACAGTGATATACTGGATGACCTATTGATCCCGGATTGGAAATCATTATTGGATACATTCCAATCAATatctaaaataattacatttcccAGATGCCTGACACTTCCACTGCCTAAATCGGATATGCAATTACATTGTTTCACCGATGCCTCTCAGGACATTTATGCTGCTTGTGTCTATCTTAGAGTCGTGTATAGTGACAACACAGTCACGTCTCGCCTCATAGCATCGAAAACTAGAATAGctccactaaaaaataaactaactatTCCTCGGTTAGAATTGTCTGGTATCTTATTAGGTGTCACTCTTACTAGAAAGGTACTTGAGGTTCTTTCAAAAAACGTCACAATATCTGAAGTTCACATATTCTCAGACAGCCTGATCGCTTTAACATGGATTTTAACAACTAAATTTACATGGAATCCATTTGTACTTCATCGTGTCAGTCAAATCAAAGAATTAAGTAAATCCTTTTTATTTCATCATGTAAGTTCCTCTTTAAACGTAGCAGATTTGCCCTCTAGAGCCTCAGATATCACtcagtcaaatttaaaaaaattgtggacCGAAGGTCCCCCCTTTTTAGTTTCCAGTGTAATAGACTACTCTCAATTCAGGATAAAAGAATGGATGGGAGATTTACTGGAACTCAGACACACTCAGGTTACTTTAAGCACAACCTCTGACATATCTCAAGTGAATAATACGCTTGAAaccctttttaataaatgttcgtcattttcaaaaattcagagaACTCTGGCATATGTTTTTCGTTTTCTCTCAAATCTAAGAAAAAGACATACTAATTCACCTTTAGAATTAGGACCACTGCAGGTTTGTGAAATAAGCTCCTCCACCACTGTGATTGTTAAGTACATACAATCACAGGCCTTTCCTAAAGAATTTCATGAGTTAAAACATCGGAAAATAATCTCTGATAAAACTATCAGGGCACTAAACCCCTTCCTCTCTGAGAAAACTGGACTTCTTCATGTAGGTGGTAGATTAGAATTTGCCCCTATCTCTTTCGAACAGAAACATCCCTTGCTACTACCAACTAATCATTCAGTTGTcaaattaatgataaaacaaatgcATGTTAAATTGGAACATGCAGGTGCCTTGACCACGTTGTCAAATTTTCGTTCGAAATATTGGCCTATCTCTGGACTAagacaaacaaagaagataatacacGACTGTGTGAAATGTTTCCGTTTCATGACACCCAAGTCAACACAACTTATGGCAGATCTCCATCCCGATCGTGTTCTCTCGACAAGACCTTTCCAAAAGGTCTCAGTAGATTACGGAGGTTTTTTCATGATCCGATCCTCTCATCTTAGAAAGGCTCCATTATATAAAGCATACATAGCCTTCTTCATATGTATGACCACCAAATGTGTTCATATCGAACTTGTCACTGGCTTAACAGCTGATGCTTTTATTCTCAcccttaaaagatttattgcaaggCGGAGCGCTCCCGAGATTATATGGTCAGACAATGCTACTAATTTCTATGGTGCCCGCAATCAGCTTCTTGAGTTAAACGAACTCTTTAAAG GTTTCCTTTAA